The following proteins come from a genomic window of Aspergillus oryzae RIB40 DNA, chromosome 4:
- a CDS encoding uncharacterized protein (synaptic vesicle transporter SVOP and related transporters (major facilitator superfamily)) yields the protein MNPQSKGLAVEDSLATDYLSEHHLELTLDGHYIRWRRDNPIHPRNWPVLRKCFDTGLICLLDFVLFLLGQVIGSIVLPPWSETFGRKRLYLISSALSSVCCVVVGVPHSLAAVIIGRVGTGMLAAIPYTVGGGSVEDMWSSRPRIWVMFLWTIASNLGLCIGPIMGTYVSTLLNWRWLFYIYAIIIGLMSVLFTFIRESRPSLLLTREVDKLCRYTGKRFQALNHDHHPDLRTFLKVALFRPAILFLREPLVFIISIMIAFAFSLLYIFTEALQPIYQTIGFSHTQSSLAFLAIACGIWFSTLTRLLDNRVFDTRRRKNLPFKPEDKLLGLAIGAPVLAVSLWWFAWTIPPKASNTHWIVPSVPLAMMGYALNEFDTVLYCYLGDCYLSYSASATAAVAFLRALLSGVFPLFTKQMFEGLTANVAVSVLAALATVFCIVPPLFIFYGERIRDRSPFAKHSVFIAGELGNKEEDY from the exons ATGAATCCACAATCGAAAGGATTAGCAGTCGAAGATTCCTTGGCCACCGACTACCTATCAGAGCATCACCTTGAACTCACACTAGATGGACATTATATCCGCTGGCGCCGTGACAATCCGATTCATCCAAGAAATTGGCCTGTCTTGCGGAAATGCTTTGACACTGGTCTCATCTGCCTTCTGGACTTTGTTCT ATTCCTGCTTGGTCAGGTAATAGGGTCGATTGTCTTACCCCCATGGTCTGAAACATTCGGTCGCAAAAGACTCTATCTCATTAGCAGTGCTCTAAGCTCAGTCTGCTGTGTGGTAGTAGGCGTTCCTCACTCCCTTGCTGCAGTAATAATTGGACGCGTGGGGACTGGAATGCTTGCTGCCATCCCTTACACTGTTGGTGGAGGCAGTGTCGAAGACATGTGGTCTTCTCGACCACGGATATGGGTGATGTTCTTGTGGACCATTGCATCGAACCTCGGCTTGTGTATCGGACCTATCATGGGCACATACGTTAGTACATTGTTGAACTG GAGGTGgctcttttatatatatgcgaTCATCATCGGGCTTATGAGCGTCCTCTTCACGTTCATCCGGGAGTCTCGACCATCTCTTTTGCTTACACGAGAAGTCGATAAGCTCTGTCGCTACACTGGAAAGCGCTTCCAAGCCTTAAACCATGATCACCACCCTGACCTCCGCACCTTTCTTAAGGTTGCTCTATTCCGACCTGCtattctcttcctccgagaGCCATTGGTATTCATCATATCCATCATGATTGCTTTcgccttttctcttctctacaTCTTCACAGAAGCACTACAACCGATTTACCAAACAATTGGGTTCTCTCACACACAATCCTCCTTAGCCTTTCTTGCCATCGCCTGCGGCATCTGGTTCAGCACTCTCACACGACTCCTCGATAATCGAGTCTTCGATACTCGCCGGCGCAAGAACCTACCGTTCAAGCCCGAAGATAAATTGTTAGGCCTTGCTATCGGTGCTCCGGTGCTGGCGGTCAGTTTGTGGTGGTTCGCCTGGACCATTCCACCAAAGGCATCGAATACACACTGGATAGTGCCATCCGTCCCTCTAGCAATGATGGGGTACGCGTTGAATGAATTCGATACCGTACTTTATTGTTACTTAGGGGATTGCTACCTGAGTTACTCGGCCAGCGCTACAGCTGCGGTGGCTTTCCTCCGCGCCTTGCTATCCGGGGTATTTCCATTGTTTACCAAACAAATGTTTGAAGGCCTTACGGCAAATGTGGCTGTTTCAGTTCTTGCTGCTCTGGCAACTGTGTTCTGTATAGTTCCTCCGCTATTTATATTCTATGGAGAGCGGATCCGAGACCGAAGTCCGTTTGCTAAGCATAGCGTTTTCATAGCGGGGGAACTTGGAAATAAGGAAGAGGATTATTga